The DNA segment CCGCCCGGCCCCGATCCCGGATCCGCCGAACTGGGGTACCGCCTGCCTCGCCGTCAGTGGCGCAAGGGGATCGCCAGCGAGGCGTCCCGAGCGCTGCTGCGGCACGGTTTCGAGACGGTGGGCCTGCGTCGCGTCTTCGCCCAGACGATGGCGGTCAACGCGGGCTCGCAGGCGGTGATGAGAGCGGTCGGCATGCGCTACGTCCGCACCTTCCACCCGGTCTTCGACGATCCGTTGCCGGGCTCGGAACAGGGCGAAGTGGAGTACGAGATCACGGCGGAGGAGTGGGGTCGCCCGCCCGCGCGACAGTGAGGCCGTGTTTCCACCATGTCGGCGTCTACTCTGTCGACGCGTAGTGCCGGGCCGGTCCTGGCACGGAGTAGCGGGGGAGGGGTGCTGTGCGCGTCGAGCTGGTCACCGGGGACATCACCGCGTCGCAGGTCGATGCGATCGTCAATGCGGCGAACTCGTCGTTGCTGGGCGGTGGCGGGGTCGACGGCGCGATTCATCGCAGGGGCGGGCCGGCGATCTTGGAGGAGTGCCGGGCGCTGCGGGCGAGCCGGTACGGCAGGGGATTGCCGGTCGGGCAGGCGGTGGCCACGACGGCGGGGCGGCTTCCGGCGCGATGGGTGATCCACACCGTCGGGCCGGTGTACAGCGCGGACGAGGATCGATCGCCGCTGCTGCGCAGTTGCTACACCGCCTCGCTGGCGGTCGCTTCGGATCTTGGAGCGCGGTCGATCGCGTTTCCGCTGATCTCGTCGGGTGTGTACCGGTGGCCCAAGGACGATGCCGTCCTCCAGGCGCTGACGGTTCTGCGGGAGTCGTCGCTGGACGTGGTCCGGCTCGTGTTGTTCGACTCGCCTACGCGGGAGGCCGCGGAGAGGGTGTATCGAGGGCTGCCCTAGAAGCCCAGGCCGTCGAGGATGCGCATCACGATGCTGGACTTGTCGTCGCCGGCCGCCGGGCGTTCGACGGGGTCCGCGATCAGCAGGATCGCTTCGTCGATCTTGGTGACCACGTCGGAGCGGCCTGCGGCGGACGCGGCGTCCCGGAACTCCTTGGCGATCGCCAGAAGTGCTCGGTCTTCGTCCCGTTCGGGGGCCATGGCGCGATGGTAGCGCCGCCGGCCACCGCGGTCCTTTCGGGCAGATCTTGAGCGATTATCGACTGGATGGGGTGGTGGATCGCTCAAGATCTGCTGCGAGGGGCTGTGGCGGTGTTGCTGGCGGTGGCGTTGGGGATCGGGTCCAGCGTTCGGGAGTCACCGGCCTGCGCGGCCCCCCTTTGCAGACCTTGAGTGATGTGTGACCGGATGGAGTGGTGGATCGCTCAAGATTCGCCGGAGCCGGAGAGGGCGGCGGATGCTGCGTCCGGAGCTTCGTGGCGATCGCCGGAAGTGTTCGGTCGTCGTTCCGTTCGCGGGCCAGGATACGAGCGATGGTGAACCGCCGACCATCTTGGACAATGGCCCGTGCGCTGCCTAGACCCTTTGGTCCCGTTCGCCCTCTAGGCCCTTTGCCCCGTTCGCCCTCTTGGCACCGTTGCTCCCCTCGGCCCCTCGGCACCGTGGGGCACCTGGGCCGATCTTGAGCGATTGACGACTAGCTGGGGTAGTGGATCGCTCAAGATCCGCTGAGGAGGGGCGCGGCGGTGATGGCGAGCGGATCTGGCCGTCGGAAGTTGTCAGCCAGCCCGCCGCCCTTGGGCGATCTTGAGTGATTCGCGACCCGATGGGGTGGTGGATCGCTCAAGATCTGCAGGGGCAGGGGCAGGGGCAGGGGCAGGGGCAGGGGCAGGGGCAGGGGCACGGGCACGGGCACGGGCAGCGGCAGCGGCAGCGGCAGCGGCAGCGGCAGCGAGCGGGCCAGGTTAGTGCGGGCCCACCGCCGTGACGGTGATGGCGGCGGTCCCGGTCTCGTCGGATTCGGCGAGGTCGACGGTGGCGTCGATGCCCCAGTCGTGGTCGCCCTCCGGGTCCTCGAAGACCTGGCGGACCGTCCACGCCGTAGCGCCCTGCTCGATGTGCAGGAAGGACGGGCCGCGCGCCGCCGGGCCGGTGCCCAGCGAGTCGTACTCCTCGTAGTACTCCTGGATCGCCTTCTGCCAGCGTTCGGCCGGCCAGCCGTGCTCGGCGTCCATCTCGCCGAGCAGGTCCCAGCGGCGCAGCGCGGCCAGTTCGACGCGGCGGAACATGGCGTTGCGGACCAGGACGCGGAAGGCGCGGACGTTGCGGGTGACCGCGGGCGGCTTGTCGTCGATCCGGACCTCTTCCTCGGGGGCGCCCGGGTTCTGCAGCCGCGCCCACTCGTCGAGGAGGCTGGAGTCGACCTGGCGGACGAGCTCGCCGAGCCACTCGATCAGGTCGGTCAGCTCTTCGGTGCGGGCGTCCTCGGGGACGGTCTGGCGCAGGGCGCGGTACGCGTCGGCGAGGTAGCGCAGGACGAGGCCCTCGGAGCGGGAGAGGCCGTAGAACGAGACGTACTCGGTGAACGTCATGGCGCGCTCGTACATGTCCCGGACGACCGACTTGGGCTTGAGCTCGTAGTCGGCGACCCACGGGTGGCCCTGGCGGTACGTCTCGTACGCGGCGTCGAGCAGCTCCTTGAGCGGCTGCGGCCAGGTCACGTCCTCGAGGAGTTGCATGCGCTCCTCGTACTCGATGCCCTCGGACTTCATCGCGTTGACGGCCTCGCCGCGGGCCTTCTGACGCTGCGCCGAGACGACCTGACGCGGATCCTCCAAGGTCGACTCGATGACGCTGACGACGTCGAGCGGGTACTCCGGAGACTCCTTGTCCAGAAGCTCCAGGGATGCCAGGGCGAAGGGTGACAGAGCCTGGTTCAGCGCGAAATCGAGCTGCAGATCCTCGACGAGGCGATATGTCCCTTCCGAAGTTCGCTCGATGACACCGCCGGCGATCAGGGCGCGGGCGATGGCCACCGTCCGGCGGATGAGCTTGCGCTGCGACGGCCGCTCCTCGTGGTTCTCGGTGAGCAGGTGCTTCAACGCGACAAAAGGATCACCGCCCCGGTTCATCACGTTCAGCAACATCGCGTGCGAGACCTGGAACGACGACGTCAGGGGTTCCGGGTCGGCCTCGACGAGACGGTCGAACGTGGGCCGTCCCCAGCCGATCTGCCCCTCCGGCGGCTTCTTGCGGACCACCTTGCGGCGCTTCTTCGGGTCGTCGCCCGCCTTGGCCAGCGCCCGCTCGTTGTCGATCACGTGCTCCGGCGCCTGGACGATGACCGTGCCGATGGTGTCGTACCCGGCGCGGCCGGCCCGGCCCGCGATCTGGTGGAACTCGCGAGCCTTGAGCAGGCGGGTCTTCACGCCGTCGTACTTCGACAGGCCGGTGAAGAGCACGGTGCGGATCGGCACGTTGATGCCGACGCCGAGCGTGTCGGTGCCACAGATGACCTTGAGGAGGCCGGCCTGGGCGAGGGTCTCGACGAGGCGGCGGTACTTCGGCAGCATGCCGGCGTGGTGGACGCCGATGCCGTGCCGCACGAGACGGGAGAGCGTACGCCCGAAGCCCGCCGTGAACCGGAAGTTGCCGATCGCCGCCGCGATCTTGTCCTTCTCCTCGCGGGTGCACATGTTGATGCTCATCAGCGACTGTGCGCGCTCCAGCGCCGCGGCCTGCGTGAAGTGCACGATGTAGACCGGCGACTGCCGGGTCTTGAGCAGTTCCTCGATCGTCTCGTGCAGCGGCGTCATCGCGTACTCGAAGAGCAGCGGAACGGGACGCTCGACGCTGCTGACCACCGCGGTGGCACGCCCGGTGCGCTTGCTCAGGTCGTCGACGAACCGGGTGGTGTCGCCGAGCGTCGCCGACATCAGGATGAACTGCGCCTGCGGCAGCTCGATGAGCGGCACCTGCCAGGCCCAGCCGCGGTCCGGCTCGGCGTAGAAGTGGAACTCGTCCATGACCACCTGGCCGACGTCGGCGTCCGCGCCCTCGCGCAGCGCCAGGTTCGCCAGGATCTCCGCGGTGCAGCAGATGATCGGCGCGTCCGCGTTGACGCTGGCGTCGCCGGTCAGCATCCCCACGTTGTGCGCCCCGAAGATCGCGCAGAGGGCGAAGAACTTCTCGCTGACCAGCGCCTTGATCGGCGCGGTGTAGAAGGTGGTGCGGTTGCTCGCCAGGGCGGCGAAGTGCGCGCCCGTCGCGACCAGGCTCTTCCCGGAGCCGGTCGGGGTGTTCAGGATGACGTTCGCCCCGGTGGCGATCTCGATGAGCGCTTCCTCCTGATGCGGGTAGAGCGTCAGGCCCTGCTCCGCCACCCAGGTCTGGAAGGCATCGAAGACAGCATCGGGTTCGGCATTGCCCGGGAGGCGATCGGTCAGCGTCATGATCCGTCAAGTTTGTCAGCTCGCGCCGGGCGGCGCGCACAGGGGACCAGCCGATAGGGTTTCGCGCGTGACGCTTCCTGTGCCTTCACCGATCTCCGACGGCGACCGCGAGCGGGTGGCCGAGCTCCTCCAGCGCGCTTGCGGTGAGGGACGGCTCACTCTCGAGGAATTCAGCGTACGGGTGGGAGCCGTGTGGGCGGCCGAGGACGAGGCGGCGCTGGCCCGCGCCACCGACGGCCTCGCACCCACCCCGGTCGTCGGCTCCTCCACCACGGTCGACAAGGTCGTGACCGTGTTCAGCCAGTCGCAGCGCCGGGGCCGGTGGCGTCTGCGGGGCCGCGGCCTGCGTGCCGTGACCGTGTTCGGCTCGACCCACCTCGACCTGCGGCACGTGCTCAGCGGCGAGGACGTCATCGAGATCAGCGGCGCCTGCGTGTTCGGCGAGTTCAAGGTGATCGTCCCGGAGGGCGTCGAGGTCGAGCTGACCGGCCCGAGCGTCTTCACCAACCAGGAGTTCCGGCTGGCGGCGGTGCCCCGGGTGCCGGGCACGCCGGAGGTGCGCGTGCGGGTCACGACCTGGTTCAGCAACGTCGAGGTCGTCTCCGCCCGGCCCGAGCTGCCGTCGGAGTGACGCCCGCCGGTCACTAGGCTGGGGGCATGAAGGTCTTGTCCATCCAGTCGGCGGTCGCGCACGGCCACGTCGGCAACTCCGCGGCGGTGTTCCCGCTGCAGCGCATCGGCGTCGAGGTCGTCCCGGTCTACACCGTGAACTTCTCCAACCACACCGGGTACGGCGCGTGGCGCGGGCCGCTCATCCCGCCGCCGGACGTCGCCGAGATCCTGCTCGGCGTGGAGGAGCGCGGGGTGTTCCCGCAGATCGACGCGGTGCTCTCCGGCTATCAGGGCGGCGCCGGCATCGCGGACGTCATCATCGACGCCGTGCGCCGGGTGAAGGCCGCGAACCCGGCCGCCGTGTACGCCTGCGACCCGGTCATGGGCAACGCCAAGTCCGGCTGCTTCGTCGCGCCGGAGATCCCGGTGCTGCTGCGCGACAAGGTCGTCCCGGTCGCCGACATCATCACGCCGAACCAGTTCGAGCTGGGCTTCCTGACCGGCACCGAGCCGGCGAGCATCGAGTCGACCCTGGCGTCGGCCGACCTCGCTCGCGCGATGGGACCGTCGACCGTGCTGGTCACCAGCGTGGAACGGCCGGACCGGGAGGAGGGCACGATCGAGATGCTGGTCGTCGACCCGGCCGGTGCCTGGATCGTCACCACCCCGCACCTGCCGTTCAAGGCGAACGGGTCCGGCGACGTCACGGCGGCCCTGTTCACCGCCCACTACGTGGCGACCAAGGACGCGGCGCTCGCCCTGGAGCGGACGGCTTCCAGCGTCTTCGACCTGATCGACACGACGTACCGGTCCGGCGAGCGCGAGCTGCGGCTGATCCAGGCGCAGGAGTTCTACGCGTCGCCGCGGATGCAGTTCAGCGCGAAGCAGGTGCGCTGACCGCCACGAACCGAGCTCAGAGCCAGCCGGCGCGGCGGAGCAGGACGTAGAGGGCCGCCACGCTGGCCAGGATCAGCAGCATCACGCTGGGATACCCGTAGTGCCAGCTCAGGCCGGGCAGGTGCGCGAAGTTCATCCCGTAGACGCCGGCGATCGCGGTCGGCAGCGCGGCCATCGCGGCCCAGGACGCGATCTTGCGCATGTCGTTGTTCTGGTCCACGGTCAGCTGGGTGAGTTTCGCCTGGAGCAGGGCGCTGAGAACGTCGTCGAACCCGGCGACCTGCTCCGCGGCGAGGGTGAGATGGTCGGCCACGTCGCTGAAGTAGCGCCGCATCTCCGGGTGCAGGTCGTCGTACGCCGCAAGGGCCGCAAGGGGCCGCTGGAGCGGCAGCACCGCCGCCTTGAACCGCATCTCCTGGCGCTTCAACTGGTAGATCTGCTCGACGGAGATCTGCTCACCGGACGCGACGACGGGTGCGAACACCGCGGCCTCGGCCCGGTCGAGGTCGATCTGCATGGCCGCCGCGATGTCGACGTAGTCGTCCACGAGCCGGTCCAGGATCGCGTGCACCACCGACCACGGGCCGCCGGCCGGCGCGCGGGGGTCGGCGCGCAGCGAGTTCAGGTCCATGACCGTCCCCTGCCCGACGGTGATGACGAAGTCCGGACCGGCGAAGAGACGCACGAAACCGGTGCTGATCCGCTCGTGCCGGCGGTACCGGGCGGCGCGGACCACGAGGAAGACGACGTCCTCGTACCGCTCGAGTTTCACCCGCTGCTCGCGGTGCAGGACGTCCTCGACCGCCAGTGGGTGCAGGCCGAACACGTCGGCCACCCGGTTCAGCGCGGCGGCGCTCGGCTCGTGCAGGGACAGCCAGACGAACGCGCCGTCCTGCGAGCGGGCCCGTTCGTGCAGCAGGGGCAGATCGGCCGCCGATCCGGGGCTCTCCGTGACGCCGCCGTCCACGACGAGATCGCAGCCGACGATCGCGGTATGGTCAGCGCGCCGGTCCACGAGTCGCAGCTTACGACGGTTCGCGAACCACCCGGGAGGGTGTGTCAGTGGACACGTCTACGACATATGGCCGTCATCGTTAACCTTCTCGCCGTAACGTGGAGCGCCGCCTGGGTAGCTCGCTGTCGTGCGCCTCTGGCCGACAGTGACCCCGAGGAAGCGGAGCGCGCTAGGTGACCGTGACGACCGATCTACGTCTCATCGAGCTGCCCGCAGTCGAGCTGGAGCCGGAGGCGGTCTTCCACTCCTATTCCGCGCCGATCCGCCGCACTCTCGTCGACATCTTCGACGCGACGGTGCAGGAGCACGGCAACGCCCGCGGGATCGACGTGGCCGGAACCCGGCTGACCTACCGCGAGCTGGCCGGCGAGGTCGAGGCGCTGCGGGCGACGCTGGCCGGGCACGGCATCGGCGCCGGTGACCGGGTCGGTGTGCGGATCTCGTCCGGCACGGCCGACCTCTATCTGGCGATCCTCGGTGTGCTCGCGGCCGGCGCCGCCTATGTGCCGGTCGACGCCGACGACCCGGAGGAGCGCGCCGAGCTGGTGTTCGCCGAGGCGGGCGTCTGTGCCGTTCTGGGTGACGGTCTCGCCGTGTCGCTCCGGCGTACCCCGCACGGAAGGATCGGACGGCCCGGACCGGACGACGACGCCTGGATCATCTTCACCTCCGGATCCACCGGCACCCCGAAGGGGGTGGCGGTCTCGCACGGGTCCGCCGCCGCGTTCGTCGACGCCGAGGCCGAGTTGTTCCTGGTCGACGAGGGAACCGAACCGCTCGGCCCGGACGACCGCGTGCTGGCCGGGCTCTCGGTCGCCTTCGACGCCTCCTGCGAGGAGATGTGGCTGGCCTGGCGGCACGGCGCCTGCCTGGTCCCGGCCGCGCGCTCGCTGGTGCGCAGCGGCGTCGACCTGGGACCGTGGCTCGCCGAGCAGCGGATCACCGTGGTCTCGACGGTGCCGACGCTGGCCGCGCTCTGGCCGGTCGAGGCCCTCGAGGACGTCCGGCTGCTGATCTTCGGTGGCGAGGCGTGCCCGCCCGAGCTGGCCGAACGCCTGGCCGTCGAGGGACGCGAGGTGTGGAACACGTACGGGCCGACCGAGGCGACGGTGGTGGCCTGCGCCGCACGGATGACCGGCGCGGGACCGGTCCGGATCGGCCTGCCGCTGGCCGGCTGGGAGCTCGCCGTCGTGGACGCCGCAGGTGAGCCGGTGGCGATGGGGGAGACCGGCGAGCTGGTCATCGGCGGTGTCGGCCTGGCCCGCTACCTGGACGCCGCGAAGGACGCCGAGAAGTTCGCGCCGCTGCCGTCGCTGAACTGGGAACGGGCCTACCGCAGCGGCGACATCGTCCGCGCCGAGCCCGAGGGCCTGCTCTTCCTCGGCCGCGGCGACGAGCAGGTCAAGCTCGGTGGCCGCCGGATCGAGCTGGGCGAGGTCGACGCCGCGCTGCAGGCGCTGCCCGGTGTCGCCGGCGCGGCCGCCGCCGTGAAGAAGACCGCCGCCGGCAACCAGCTGCTGGTCGGCTACCTGGTGCCGCAGGGCGCGTTCGACGTGGAGGCCGCGTCGCTGCGGATCCGCGAGCAGCTCCCGGCCGCGCTGGTCCCGCTGCTCGCCGTCGTGGACGCACTCCCGACCCGGACCTCCGGCAAGGTCGACCGGGCCGCGCTGCCCTGGCCCCTGGCGGGCGTCGAGGTGAAGGCCGACCTCACGCCCACCGAGGAGTGGCTCGCCGCCGGCTGGGAGGAGATTCTGGGGGTACGCCCGGCAGAACCGCAGGCCGACTTCTTCGGCAACGGCGGCAGCAGCCTGGGAGCGGCCCAGCTGGTCGCCTGGATCCGGCTTAAGCATCCGCAGGTCGCGGTCGCCGACATCTACCAGAACCCGCGGCTGTCCGCGATGGCGGCGGTCGTCGACGCGCTCGTCGCCGGCGAGACGGTCCGGCGCGACGTCCGGCCCACGCCGCGGCGGGCGGGTCTCGTACAGGCGCTGCTCGTCCTCCCGATGCTGATGCTGGTCGGGCTGCGCTGGTTCGTCGTGCTCGCCGCGCTGAGCAACCTGGTCTCCTGGGCGCCGCACCTCTCCTGGTGGTGGATCGCGGCCGGCTGGCTGGTGCTGTTCAGCCCGCCCGGCCGGATCGCGGTGGCCGCCACCGGCGCCCGGCTGCTGCTGCGCGGTGTGCGCCCCGGCAAGTACCCGCGCGGCGGCGGCGTCCACCTGCGACTGTGGGCGGCCGAGCGGCTCGCCGACCTGACCGGCGCGACCAGCGTCGCCGGCGCCGGCTGGATGATCACCTACGCGAAGGCGCTCGGCGCCCGGATCGGCCGCGACGTCGACCTGCACTCCGCGCCGCCCGTCACCGGCCTTCTCAAGCTGGGCCGCGGCGCCGCGATCGAGCCCGAGGTCGACCTGTCCGGCTACTGGGTGGACGGCGACGTGGTGCGGGTGGGCATGGTGCGGGTCGGCGCCGGCGCCCGGGTCGGCTCCCGCAGCACGCTGATGCCCGGCGCCCGGATCGGCAAGGGCGCCGAGGTCGCGGCCGGTTCGACGGTCCGCGGCGCGGTCCCGGCCCAGCAGCACTGGGCCGGTTC comes from the Actinoplanes sp. OR16 genome and includes:
- a CDS encoding GNAT family N-acetyltransferase — protein: MPVLHTPRLTLHPLADEHLDLEIELDSDPEVLRFLYGRKRTPSEVSQSHAARLAAGLQVDGLGYWMAFLDGDFAGLMMLPPGPDPGSAELGYRLPRRQWRKGIASEASRALLRHGFETVGLRRVFAQTMAVNAGSQAVMRAVGMRYVRTFHPVFDDPLPGSEQGEVEYEITAEEWGRPPARQ
- a CDS encoding O-acetyl-ADP-ribose deacetylase — protein: MRVELVTGDITASQVDAIVNAANSSLLGGGGVDGAIHRRGGPAILEECRALRASRYGRGLPVGQAVATTAGRLPARWVIHTVGPVYSADEDRSPLLRSCYTASLAVASDLGARSIAFPLISSGVYRWPKDDAVLQALTVLRESSLDVVRLVLFDSPTREAAERVYRGLP
- a CDS encoding RNA helicase, translating into MTLTDRLPGNAEPDAVFDAFQTWVAEQGLTLYPHQEEALIEIATGANVILNTPTGSGKSLVATGAHFAALASNRTTFYTAPIKALVSEKFFALCAIFGAHNVGMLTGDASVNADAPIICCTAEILANLALREGADADVGQVVMDEFHFYAEPDRGWAWQVPLIELPQAQFILMSATLGDTTRFVDDLSKRTGRATAVVSSVERPVPLLFEYAMTPLHETIEELLKTRQSPVYIVHFTQAAALERAQSLMSINMCTREEKDKIAAAIGNFRFTAGFGRTLSRLVRHGIGVHHAGMLPKYRRLVETLAQAGLLKVICGTDTLGVGINVPIRTVLFTGLSKYDGVKTRLLKAREFHQIAGRAGRAGYDTIGTVIVQAPEHVIDNERALAKAGDDPKKRRKVVRKKPPEGQIGWGRPTFDRLVEADPEPLTSSFQVSHAMLLNVMNRGGDPFVALKHLLTENHEERPSQRKLIRRTVAIARALIAGGVIERTSEGTYRLVEDLQLDFALNQALSPFALASLELLDKESPEYPLDVVSVIESTLEDPRQVVSAQRQKARGEAVNAMKSEGIEYEERMQLLEDVTWPQPLKELLDAAYETYRQGHPWVADYELKPKSVVRDMYERAMTFTEYVSFYGLSRSEGLVLRYLADAYRALRQTVPEDARTEELTDLIEWLGELVRQVDSSLLDEWARLQNPGAPEEEVRIDDKPPAVTRNVRAFRVLVRNAMFRRVELAALRRWDLLGEMDAEHGWPAERWQKAIQEYYEEYDSLGTGPAARGPSFLHIEQGATAWTVRQVFEDPEGDHDWGIDATVDLAESDETGTAAITVTAVGPH
- a CDS encoding DUF1707 domain-containing protein, which gives rise to MTLPVPSPISDGDRERVAELLQRACGEGRLTLEEFSVRVGAVWAAEDEAALARATDGLAPTPVVGSSTTVDKVVTVFSQSQRRGRWRLRGRGLRAVTVFGSTHLDLRHVLSGEDVIEISGACVFGEFKVIVPEGVEVELTGPSVFTNQEFRLAAVPRVPGTPEVRVRVTTWFSNVEVVSARPELPSE
- the pdxY gene encoding pyridoxal kinase PdxY codes for the protein MKVLSIQSAVAHGHVGNSAAVFPLQRIGVEVVPVYTVNFSNHTGYGAWRGPLIPPPDVAEILLGVEERGVFPQIDAVLSGYQGGAGIADVIIDAVRRVKAANPAAVYACDPVMGNAKSGCFVAPEIPVLLRDKVVPVADIITPNQFELGFLTGTEPASIESTLASADLARAMGPSTVLVTSVERPDREEGTIEMLVVDPAGAWIVTTPHLPFKANGSGDVTAALFTAHYVATKDAALALERTASSVFDLIDTTYRSGERELRLIQAQEFYASPRMQFSAKQVR
- a CDS encoding magnesium and cobalt transport protein CorA, which translates into the protein MDRRADHTAIVGCDLVVDGGVTESPGSAADLPLLHERARSQDGAFVWLSLHEPSAAALNRVADVFGLHPLAVEDVLHREQRVKLERYEDVVFLVVRAARYRRHERISTGFVRLFAGPDFVITVGQGTVMDLNSLRADPRAPAGGPWSVVHAILDRLVDDYVDIAAAMQIDLDRAEAAVFAPVVASGEQISVEQIYQLKRQEMRFKAAVLPLQRPLAALAAYDDLHPEMRRYFSDVADHLTLAAEQVAGFDDVLSALLQAKLTQLTVDQNNDMRKIASWAAMAALPTAIAGVYGMNFAHLPGLSWHYGYPSVMLLILASVAALYVLLRRAGWL
- a CDS encoding Pls/PosA family non-ribosomal peptide synthetase gives rise to the protein MTVTTDLRLIELPAVELEPEAVFHSYSAPIRRTLVDIFDATVQEHGNARGIDVAGTRLTYRELAGEVEALRATLAGHGIGAGDRVGVRISSGTADLYLAILGVLAAGAAYVPVDADDPEERAELVFAEAGVCAVLGDGLAVSLRRTPHGRIGRPGPDDDAWIIFTSGSTGTPKGVAVSHGSAAAFVDAEAELFLVDEGTEPLGPDDRVLAGLSVAFDASCEEMWLAWRHGACLVPAARSLVRSGVDLGPWLAEQRITVVSTVPTLAALWPVEALEDVRLLIFGGEACPPELAERLAVEGREVWNTYGPTEATVVACAARMTGAGPVRIGLPLAGWELAVVDAAGEPVAMGETGELVIGGVGLARYLDAAKDAEKFAPLPSLNWERAYRSGDIVRAEPEGLLFLGRGDEQVKLGGRRIELGEVDAALQALPGVAGAAAAVKKTAAGNQLLVGYLVPQGAFDVEAASLRIREQLPAALVPLLAVVDALPTRTSGKVDRAALPWPLAGVEVKADLTPTEEWLAAGWEEILGVRPAEPQADFFGNGGSSLGAAQLVAWIRLKHPQVAVADIYQNPRLSAMAAVVDALVAGETVRRDVRPTPRRAGLVQALLVLPMLMLVGLRWFVVLAALSNLVSWAPHLSWWWIAAGWLVLFSPPGRIAVAATGARLLLRGVRPGKYPRGGGVHLRLWAAERLADLTGATSVAGAGWMITYAKALGARIGRDVDLHSAPPVTGLLKLGRGAAIEPEVDLSGYWVDGDVVRVGMVRVGAGARVGSRSTLMPGARIGKGAEVAAGSTVRGAVPAQQHWAGSPAVPAPAVKGGAAWPEKRPGTSRFWVAAYSTTAQLLGLIPIVALLPALALIGWAVGGRADLEAALLAVPGAAVAYFLTYAVVVLVLVRLLGIGVREGFHAVHGRVAWQVWTTERLMGMARVALFPMYASLFTPVWLRLLGAKVGRNVEMSTVLALPKMTTVDDGAFLADDTMVATYELGHGWMRVAPARIGKQAFLGNSGMAAPGRSVPKRGLVGVLSSAPHKAKKGSSWLGAPPMPLRRVVETADASRTFAPPLRLKLARAAIELCRIVPVMLAGALVVLVIAALALVREEFGVWAAALAAGPVLFAAGAVAALTATAAKWLLVGRFRVTERALWTSFVWRNELADTFVEVLAAPWLFRFATGTPLLTFWMRTLGAEIGRGVWLETLWLPEFDLVRLGDGATVNRGCVVQTHLFHDRIMAMDEVTLDAGATLGPHGIVLPGASIGARTTVGPGSLVTRGDAVPADSKWIGNPIANWT